One window of the Sphaerochaeta associata genome contains the following:
- the thrC gene encoding threonine synthase translates to MKFVSTRGKAPAVCASEAIMQGLAPDGGLYVPQSFPPLTHLAIHEISSYPELAFEVLAPFFEDDPLREDLAEICMDAFNFPVPLVTLREQETVLELFHGPTAAFKDFGARFLAACMERMLAKQQRRLTILVATSGDTGGAVAAAFANRKGIDVKVLYPKGRVSGRQQQQLTCWGGNIQAYEVDGSFDDCQKMVKEAFMDKDISLQWGLSSANSINLGRLLPQSVYYVFASHLYNQAFGKKPTIIIPSGNVGNSCAAFWALTMGAPIERIVLSVNENRTIPDFLSSGTYQPRDSVQTLANAMDVGAPSNMERLFHLYPDTDTLARMLTAYSVDDPTIEATIKEVYGGLGYILCPHTATGERVRRDYFAGQPTIVVSTAHPAKFEQVVEPLIGTTIEVPENLAKLLDKNASFKAIGTDYKDLFN, encoded by the coding sequence ATGAAGTTTGTTTCAACCCGTGGCAAAGCGCCGGCGGTATGTGCCAGTGAGGCGATCATGCAGGGACTCGCACCCGATGGCGGTCTGTATGTACCGCAGTCGTTTCCTCCTCTGACGCATCTTGCAATCCATGAGATATCGAGCTATCCCGAACTTGCATTCGAGGTTCTCGCTCCCTTTTTCGAAGATGATCCACTGAGGGAAGATCTTGCAGAAATCTGCATGGATGCCTTCAACTTTCCCGTTCCCTTGGTCACACTCAGGGAGCAGGAGACCGTCCTTGAACTTTTTCACGGACCTACGGCCGCGTTCAAGGATTTCGGTGCCCGGTTTCTTGCTGCGTGTATGGAACGGATGCTTGCCAAGCAGCAGCGCAGGTTGACCATTCTGGTAGCAACAAGCGGCGATACCGGAGGGGCGGTCGCTGCAGCGTTCGCCAACCGCAAAGGCATCGATGTAAAGGTGCTGTATCCAAAAGGAAGAGTGAGTGGAAGGCAACAACAACAGCTTACCTGTTGGGGGGGGAACATCCAGGCCTATGAGGTGGACGGATCCTTTGATGATTGTCAGAAAATGGTCAAGGAAGCTTTCATGGACAAGGATATTTCCCTCCAATGGGGACTATCCAGTGCAAACTCCATCAACTTGGGACGTTTGCTTCCACAGAGCGTGTACTACGTCTTTGCATCGCACCTCTACAACCAGGCGTTCGGGAAGAAGCCGACCATCATTATTCCCAGCGGAAATGTCGGCAACAGCTGTGCAGCATTTTGGGCTCTCACGATGGGCGCCCCCATCGAGAGGATAGTCCTTTCGGTGAATGAGAACAGAACCATTCCCGACTTTCTCTCAAGCGGAACATACCAGCCCCGCGACTCGGTGCAAACCTTGGCTAATGCCATGGATGTTGGAGCTCCAAGCAACATGGAGCGGCTCTTCCACCTGTATCCTGATACCGATACCCTTGCACGAATGCTCACCGCTTACTCTGTGGATGACCCGACCATCGAGGCGACGATCAAGGAAGTGTATGGAGGGCTTGGATATATTCTCTGCCCGCATACTGCAACAGGCGAGCGCGTCAGACGCGATTACTTTGCCGGCCAACCAACCATTGTTGTATCGACAGCCCATCCTGCCAAGTTTGAACAGGTGGTCGAACCTTTGATAGGTACAACCATAGAGGTTCCTGAAAATCTGGCGAAGCTGCTGGATAAGAATGCTAGCTTCAAGGCGATAGGGACCGATTACAAGGATTTATTCAATTGA
- a CDS encoding ABC transporter ATP-binding protein, giving the protein MKGVEVTVERVSRSYGDFKALNDVSVKINKGEFFSLLGPSGCGKTTLLRIIAGFDYPDTGSVAFDNKDILPLPPDKRQSNTVFQTYALFPHLTVYENIAFPLRLRRVDKQTIEAKVMEYVRLVQLEDHVYKKPSMLSGGQKQRVAIARALINEPSVLLLDEPLSALDAKLRQNLLVELDQIHDKVGITFIYVTHDQSEALSVSDRIAVMNKGKVLQIGTPYEIYEAPATRFVAQFIGESNSFPCKVLSCEPFEEEYLIRVDVPALQGEISVTDSQPQEIGANLDFTVRPEKVRISTNPPRTTAKELNTFKGVVDEPVYSGFQSKFYVKLEQAPSTQVKVFKQHTVFLEDGPDIEWKDTVYVSWTAADGYLVKDTDR; this is encoded by the coding sequence TTGAAAGGTGTTGAAGTTACTGTCGAACGGGTTTCCCGCTCCTATGGCGATTTCAAGGCACTCAACGATGTGAGTGTCAAGATAAACAAAGGTGAGTTCTTCTCACTGCTGGGGCCTTCAGGGTGTGGCAAGACCACCCTCTTAAGGATTATCGCTGGGTTTGATTACCCTGATACTGGAAGCGTGGCGTTTGACAACAAGGACATCTTGCCCTTGCCGCCGGACAAACGGCAATCCAACACTGTGTTCCAGACCTACGCCCTTTTTCCCCATCTTACCGTCTACGAAAACATCGCCTTCCCTTTACGTCTCAGGCGAGTGGACAAGCAAACAATCGAAGCAAAAGTCATGGAATATGTCCGCCTTGTGCAGCTGGAAGACCATGTATATAAAAAGCCTTCCATGCTCAGCGGCGGCCAAAAGCAACGTGTTGCCATTGCCAGGGCCCTGATCAACGAGCCGAGTGTACTTCTGCTCGACGAACCGCTCTCCGCCCTTGACGCAAAACTCAGGCAAAACCTGTTGGTTGAACTGGACCAAATCCATGACAAGGTAGGAATCACCTTCATTTATGTCACCCACGACCAAAGTGAAGCGCTATCGGTCTCGGACCGCATCGCCGTCATGAATAAAGGCAAAGTACTGCAGATTGGCACCCCCTATGAGATTTATGAGGCTCCTGCAACCCGCTTTGTCGCCCAATTCATCGGCGAATCCAACAGTTTCCCCTGCAAGGTGCTCTCATGCGAACCGTTTGAAGAGGAATACCTGATTCGTGTCGATGTTCCTGCCTTGCAAGGAGAAATATCGGTTACCGATTCCCAGCCGCAGGAGATCGGGGCGAATCTCGACTTCACGGTTCGACCCGAGAAGGTGAGAATCTCCACCAATCCTCCCCGTACAACGGCAAAGGAGCTCAACACATTCAAGGGAGTTGTTGATGAACCTGTGTATTCAGGCTTTCAATCAAAATTCTATGTTAAGCTCGAGCAGGCGCCTTCCACCCAGGTCAAAGTCTTCAAGCAACACACGGTGTTCCTTGAGGACGGCCCCGATATTGAATGGAAGGACACCGTCTACGTCAGCTGGACTGCAGCCGACGGTTATCTGGTAAAGGATACCGACCGATGA
- a CDS encoding tyrosine-type recombinase/integrase yields MRHEYTLFKRYKDAKNKKGVVWFFYYYDDDGTRKPKSTGKSLKHEAVAVVEKFLAQNDSKDRTLNEYAKTFFVWDECLYIKRQLAKGKRFSKTNATLRRNHLDNYILPQFGKRKLSSLNRVEIENWLVALKSKNTGEALSNQTKNHILYAFRTILREAEREGIIPYNCLSIVESLAVQPKTRDVFSQEELQKLFPSDLEALTKIWREEEYAYYFFILATTGMRRGEARALKWKHVIEDKKRNGLLIEESIKNDDSTGSTKTGKSRVVVLSQRAEEILEHWKASTPFHDPEDLIFYGSNGSRPIMGKTLQNRFQKALENAKIEINGRNLVIHSFRHTYNTLLKNVLPLDILQETTGHSSESMTERYNHPSLKDSYSRILEHEDAFDGLF; encoded by the coding sequence ATGAGACATGAATACACTCTTTTCAAGCGCTACAAGGATGCCAAGAACAAGAAAGGCGTAGTTTGGTTCTTCTACTACTACGATGATGATGGAACGAGAAAACCTAAATCCACAGGCAAATCACTGAAGCATGAAGCCGTTGCCGTAGTGGAAAAGTTCCTTGCCCAGAATGACAGCAAAGACAGAACATTGAATGAGTATGCCAAGACGTTCTTTGTATGGGATGAATGTTTGTATATCAAACGTCAGCTGGCAAAGGGAAAGAGGTTTTCCAAGACCAATGCCACATTGAGAAGAAATCATCTGGACAACTACATCCTACCCCAATTCGGGAAACGCAAACTTTCCTCCTTGAATCGTGTGGAGATTGAAAACTGGCTCGTAGCATTGAAGAGCAAGAACACAGGGGAAGCTTTGTCCAACCAGACGAAGAATCATATTCTCTATGCCTTTCGTACCATTCTCAGAGAAGCGGAGCGAGAAGGCATTATTCCCTACAACTGTCTTTCCATTGTTGAGTCTCTAGCGGTTCAGCCAAAGACCAGAGATGTATTTTCCCAAGAAGAGCTACAGAAGCTATTCCCGAGCGACCTCGAAGCACTGACGAAGATTTGGAGGGAGGAAGAGTATGCATATTACTTTTTCATCCTGGCAACAACAGGTATGAGAAGAGGTGAAGCCAGAGCTTTGAAATGGAAGCATGTAATCGAGGACAAGAAGCGAAATGGTTTATTGATTGAAGAATCCATCAAGAACGATGATTCCACTGGGAGCACCAAGACAGGAAAAAGCAGAGTTGTGGTATTGAGCCAGAGAGCAGAGGAGATTCTGGAACATTGGAAAGCGAGTACGCCTTTCCATGATCCAGAGGATTTGATTTTCTATGGGAGCAATGGCAGCAGACCAATCATGGGAAAGACGCTGCAGAACAGATTTCAGAAAGCTTTGGAGAATGCAAAAATAGAGATTAACGGAAGGAATCTGGTAATCCACAGTTTCAGACATACCTACAATACTCTTTTGAAGAATGTACTTCCCTTGGATATTCTGCAAGAGACTACAGGCCATAGTTCAGAGAGCATGACCGAGAGATACAACCACCCTTCTTTGAAGGATAGTTATAGCAGAATCTTAGAGCACGAGGATGCATTTGATGGGCTCTTCTGA
- a CDS encoding endonuclease III domain-containing protein, translating into MDKKQRMQEIFTVLDTQLPSDIQFLEQRDPFRFLISVILSAQTTDRIVNIVVKELFAKYPDKASLASASAEDVESIIYPTGYYRNKAKNIIACSKALLGRGLPDTMDELIKLPGVGRKTASCVLGDIYGKSAIIVDTHFSRVVNRLGLVNAKDPEKVEKEIAALLEEDKQYRFSMTANLFGRTTCHAKKPECEDCPLSSLCPSRDAFLKARSKG; encoded by the coding sequence ATGGACAAGAAACAACGCATGCAAGAGATATTTACCGTCTTGGACACACAGCTTCCCTCCGACATCCAGTTTTTGGAGCAACGTGATCCCTTCCGCTTTCTTATCAGCGTCATTCTCTCGGCCCAGACAACCGACAGGATCGTGAACATCGTCGTAAAGGAACTGTTTGCGAAGTATCCTGACAAAGCCTCGCTCGCTTCTGCTTCAGCTGAAGATGTAGAATCCATTATCTATCCTACAGGGTATTACCGTAACAAAGCAAAGAACATCATCGCCTGCTCGAAAGCCTTGCTTGGCCGCGGGCTTCCCGACACCATGGATGAGTTGATCAAGCTGCCTGGGGTAGGACGCAAGACCGCCAGTTGTGTCCTTGGCGACATCTACGGAAAGAGTGCCATTATTGTTGATACGCATTTTTCACGGGTGGTCAACCGTCTGGGCTTGGTGAATGCAAAGGACCCGGAGAAAGTAGAGAAGGAGATAGCCGCTCTCTTGGAAGAGGACAAGCAGTACCGGTTCTCCATGACAGCCAATCTATTTGGAAGAACAACCTGCCATGCCAAGAAGCCCGAGTGCGAGGATTGCCCGCTCAGTTCTCTCTGTCCGAGTCGAGATGCCTTTCTGAAAGCACGTTCCAAAGGGTGA
- the rpmB gene encoding 50S ribosomal protein L28, producing the protein MARRCEICGKGTVAGNSVPRKGQAKKHGGVGQHIGVTTKRVFRPNLVTIKTLVNGAPRTIKICTRCLRSGKVEKLV; encoded by the coding sequence ATGGCTCGTAGATGTGAGATTTGCGGAAAAGGAACGGTAGCCGGAAACAGTGTTCCGAGAAAAGGTCAGGCCAAGAAGCATGGTGGTGTAGGTCAGCACATCGGTGTAACCACGAAGCGCGTATTCCGCCCTAATCTCGTAACGATCAAGACTTTGGTCAACGGAGCTCCCCGCACCATTAAGATTTGCACTCGTTGCTTGAGGAGCGGAAAGGTCGAGAAGCTCGTATAA
- a CDS encoding ABC transporter permease, translating into MKKTLKPREREQLLGTIYGGPMGLWFTLFFTVPLGIIILYSFMKRGLYGGVEWEFTLTAYKQMFNPSFAMVVVRTLWISVLSTFLCILIAIPCGYAMAKSKHQTFLLFLIIIPFWTNSLIRIYAWISILSTEGFINSVLMRLGLIDQGLKLIYNNGAVVLVLIYMYLPFAILPLFTTIDKFDFSLLDAARDLGATKLGSIVKVMFPNIKSGLSTAFIFTFIPIFGAYTVPLLVGGKDSTMIGNIIVDQVSKTRNWPLASAFSMILTLISLVGVFWMLYNGKREQMQKEGGTKKTTQQALEHNIKAHHSHRGTK; encoded by the coding sequence ATGAAAAAGACCCTCAAACCAAGGGAACGTGAACAACTGCTGGGGACCATCTATGGTGGTCCCATGGGCTTATGGTTCACCCTCTTCTTCACGGTCCCCTTGGGTATAATAATACTCTACAGCTTCATGAAACGAGGCCTGTATGGAGGTGTGGAGTGGGAGTTCACCCTGACCGCCTACAAGCAGATGTTCAACCCGAGCTTTGCAATGGTTGTGGTCAGGACACTGTGGATCAGCGTACTTTCCACATTCCTGTGCATTCTCATAGCCATCCCGTGCGGCTATGCCATGGCAAAGAGCAAACACCAGACCTTTCTGCTCTTTCTTATCATCATTCCGTTTTGGACCAACTCACTGATCAGAATCTATGCATGGATATCGATCCTCTCCACAGAGGGGTTCATCAACAGCGTGCTCATGCGCCTTGGCCTCATTGATCAAGGGCTGAAGCTTATCTACAACAACGGGGCGGTGGTACTGGTACTCATCTACATGTACCTGCCCTTCGCCATCCTTCCGCTGTTCACCACCATCGACAAGTTCGACTTCTCCCTGCTCGACGCAGCGCGCGACCTTGGGGCCACCAAACTCGGCTCCATCGTCAAGGTGATGTTCCCCAACATCAAGAGCGGACTGAGCACCGCCTTCATCTTTACCTTCATCCCCATTTTTGGAGCGTACACCGTACCCCTGCTGGTTGGAGGAAAGGATTCGACGATGATCGGGAACATCATCGTCGATCAAGTATCGAAGACAAGAAACTGGCCGCTGGCTTCTGCTTTCTCCATGATCCTCACCCTGATCTCACTGGTCGGAGTATTCTGGATGCTTTACAACGGCAAGCGGGAGCAGATGCAAAAAGAAGGTGGAACCAAGAAAACCACCCAACAGGCGCTTGAACACAACATCAAGGCACACCACAGCCATCGAGGCACCAAATGA
- the thrA gene encoding bifunctional aspartate kinase/homoserine dehydrogenase I, whose amino-acid sequence MSSIRVHAVESANLVSKEGCEKLLRIFSLGKESRQIFVLAPLRDTAFELSSLLISAKEHDERLWSLQEQRFSSWTELVENILTVPAGRSVLERITQGFADIEDILRSVWLVEEVSSGVQRYLEKLCDSWIADLLCHYAVTKGFTADLAEYATLNAGTSISAQLLFVYGQLPQAEGSVLRDGRSEYAASQLAGVLKAQGVTFWNNSSLLKNADSNEVPSALVIRSLSYSEATELSFFGAPVIHPQALLPAINESINVHLRWWGDEKDEGTSISKDGEAEQLNKVKGFSIIHDIALINVEGAGMSGVIGIASRLFTAMREASISVVLISQASSEYSICFAVPASQMERACIVAREAFSHELSEHLIQSIEGESGLAILAAVGKQMTGQAGIAGKFFSSLGRASVNVIAIAQGSSETNISAVIKGSDSKKALRALHARFFLSKQALSVGLIGPGNIGSTLLEQIESESQRLREQFGVDIHIRGIANSKKMVLDQDAIDPGSWKTRFEQEAVPLDLDLFIHHIGATYFPHSLVIDCSTSSQLAQQYDSWLEMGIHVITPNKKAGTAPMAYYNKLFDTCLRTGRRFLYETTVGAGLPVICTLKDLVQTGDRIHRIEGIVSGTLAWLFSTYDGTVPFSALVRQAKEMGYTEPDPRDDLSGMDVGRKTVILAREMGYEVEVEDIPIQSLVPEGMASLSIEEFMQNLEELDVYIEQAYHDACEKGEKLRYVGIVDEKGACSASLASFNGDHPFAQTSGTDNVICFTTDRYLSQPLVIKGPGAGREVTAGGVFSDMLRLAAYLGARI is encoded by the coding sequence ATGAGCAGTATCCGTGTACATGCAGTAGAGAGTGCCAACCTGGTATCGAAAGAGGGTTGTGAGAAGCTGTTGAGAATTTTCAGCCTTGGAAAGGAATCTCGGCAGATTTTTGTCCTGGCGCCACTTCGCGATACAGCTTTCGAGCTCTCAAGCCTCCTGATTTCGGCTAAAGAACACGACGAGCGGCTTTGGTCGCTGCAGGAGCAACGATTCTCCAGCTGGACGGAGCTGGTTGAGAACATTTTGACCGTCCCCGCCGGCAGAAGTGTCTTGGAGCGCATTACCCAGGGATTTGCCGATATTGAGGACATTCTCCGCTCAGTTTGGTTGGTGGAAGAGGTCTCTTCCGGAGTGCAGCGCTATCTGGAGAAACTCTGCGACAGCTGGATCGCCGACCTTCTCTGTCACTATGCTGTCACGAAGGGTTTTACCGCCGATCTTGCCGAGTATGCAACCCTGAATGCCGGCACCTCGATATCTGCGCAGCTGCTATTTGTCTACGGTCAGCTTCCCCAGGCGGAAGGCAGCGTCCTGCGGGACGGGAGAAGTGAATATGCCGCCTCCCAACTCGCCGGAGTGCTCAAGGCGCAGGGCGTCACCTTCTGGAACAACTCCTCGTTGCTGAAAAACGCCGATAGCAATGAAGTCCCCTCGGCCTTGGTCATCCGCTCTCTTTCATACTCCGAGGCGACCGAGCTCTCCTTCTTCGGTGCCCCGGTCATCCATCCGCAGGCCCTGCTTCCCGCCATCAATGAATCGATCAATGTACATCTGCGTTGGTGGGGTGATGAGAAGGATGAAGGAACCAGCATCAGCAAGGATGGAGAGGCGGAACAGCTGAATAAGGTAAAAGGATTTTCCATTATCCACGATATAGCCCTGATAAATGTGGAAGGCGCGGGTATGAGCGGGGTGATCGGCATCGCCAGCAGGCTGTTCACCGCCATGCGTGAGGCTTCCATATCGGTGGTGCTCATCAGCCAGGCCAGCAGTGAATACTCCATCTGCTTCGCTGTTCCCGCCAGCCAGATGGAACGAGCCTGCATCGTTGCAAGGGAGGCCTTCTCCCACGAACTGAGCGAACACCTGATTCAAAGCATCGAAGGAGAGTCGGGTCTGGCCATTCTTGCCGCTGTCGGCAAGCAGATGACCGGCCAGGCAGGAATTGCCGGCAAGTTCTTCTCATCCCTCGGCAGGGCATCGGTCAATGTGATAGCGATCGCCCAGGGTTCAAGCGAAACCAACATCAGTGCGGTCATCAAGGGCAGTGACTCCAAGAAGGCCCTTAGGGCCTTGCATGCCCGCTTCTTCCTCTCCAAGCAAGCCCTCTCCGTCGGCTTGATCGGGCCGGGCAATATCGGCAGCACCCTGCTTGAACAAATTGAGTCCGAGAGCCAGAGGCTGAGAGAGCAGTTCGGGGTAGACATCCATATCCGCGGTATTGCAAATTCCAAGAAGATGGTGCTGGACCAGGATGCAATAGACCCGGGGTCATGGAAAACTCGTTTCGAACAGGAAGCGGTCCCCTTGGACCTTGACCTTTTCATCCACCACATCGGAGCCACCTATTTTCCTCACTCCCTGGTAATCGATTGCTCCACCAGCAGTCAGCTTGCCCAGCAGTACGACAGTTGGCTTGAGATGGGAATCCATGTCATCACTCCGAACAAGAAGGCCGGCACCGCGCCCATGGCCTACTACAACAAGCTTTTTGACACCTGCCTGAGAACCGGGCGCCGTTTCTTATATGAAACCACCGTCGGTGCGGGGCTTCCTGTCATCTGCACCCTGAAGGACTTGGTCCAGACAGGAGACAGGATTCATCGCATCGAAGGAATTGTCAGCGGAACCCTGGCTTGGTTGTTCTCCACCTATGATGGTACGGTTCCTTTCAGCGCACTGGTCAGACAGGCCAAAGAGATGGGCTACACCGAACCTGATCCCCGTGACGATCTATCGGGAATGGATGTCGGACGCAAGACGGTCATTCTTGCCCGTGAGATGGGGTATGAGGTTGAGGTTGAGGACATTCCGATCCAGAGCTTGGTTCCAGAGGGGATGGCCTCGCTCTCTATCGAGGAATTCATGCAGAACCTGGAGGAGCTTGATGTATACATTGAACAGGCATACCATGATGCATGCGAGAAGGGTGAGAAACTCCGATATGTAGGCATCGTCGATGAGAAGGGAGCCTGCAGTGCATCGCTTGCCAGCTTCAATGGTGATCATCCATTCGCACAGACGAGCGGGACCGACAATGTGATCTGTTTCACCACCGACCGGTATTTGAGCCAGCCTTTGGTTATCAAAGGACCGGGGGCGGGCAGGGAAGTGACGGCAGGTGGAGTGTTCTCCGATATGCTTCGTCTTGCTGCATATCTTGGTGCAAGGATTTAG
- a CDS encoding DUF6444 domain-containing protein, producing the protein MKLESSWKKELELLNRKIDRISATNEKLVQQGIKQSSQLSELHDQNKTQSRVIEELSRTVGELKQAIDEKDARIAELEQQKNKNSTNSSKPPSSDF; encoded by the coding sequence GTGAAGTTGGAAAGCTCTTGGAAGAAGGAATTGGAATTGCTCAATCGCAAGATTGACCGTATTTCCGCGACCAACGAGAAACTGGTCCAGCAGGGAATCAAACAGTCTTCCCAGCTCTCCGAGCTCCATGACCAGAACAAGACCCAGTCCCGGGTCATCGAAGAGCTTTCCCGCACCGTCGGAGAACTCAAGCAGGCCATCGACGAAAAGGATGCACGGATAGCCGAGCTTGAGCAGCAGAAGAACAAGAACAGCACCAACAGCAGCAAGCCGCCATCAAGTGATTTCTAA
- a CDS encoding ABC transporter permease → MNYHKYQSKSGFSFSYVMLALVVVFLFIPLFVVVFFSFNSAKGMQWDHASLIWYKTLIFNSPSLWAAFKNSLIIALTSAVTATALGSLAAIGIKWYRFHGRSYITTVSYLPMVLPEVIIGISMLIFFSAVKVRLGMFTIFAAHTTFNLPFVFMMVTARLDEFDYSTVEAARDLGANERQTLTKVIIPSIIPAVLSGFLMCITMSLEDFVITFFVSGPGSGTLPLYVYSMIRYGVSPVINALSFVMILGTMVIAFTFRKFLKTVAASS, encoded by the coding sequence ATGAACTACCATAAATACCAAAGCAAATCCGGTTTTTCATTTTCCTATGTGATGTTGGCACTGGTCGTCGTTTTTCTGTTCATACCCCTGTTTGTTGTAGTGTTCTTCTCCTTCAACAGCGCCAAGGGCATGCAATGGGACCACGCTTCGCTGATATGGTACAAGACCTTGATTTTCAACAGCCCCTCGCTTTGGGCTGCCTTCAAGAACAGCCTTATCATCGCACTGACCAGTGCTGTTACGGCAACTGCACTGGGCTCGCTTGCCGCCATCGGCATCAAGTGGTACCGCTTCCACGGCAGAAGCTACATCACCACTGTAAGCTATCTGCCCATGGTCCTTCCCGAAGTCATCATCGGTATCTCAATGCTGATTTTCTTCTCTGCGGTAAAGGTAAGACTGGGAATGTTCACCATCTTCGCAGCCCATACGACGTTCAACCTGCCCTTTGTGTTCATGATGGTTACTGCACGCTTGGATGAGTTCGATTACTCCACCGTAGAGGCTGCAAGGGACCTCGGAGCCAATGAACGGCAGACGTTGACCAAAGTCATCATTCCCAGCATCATACCTGCAGTACTCTCAGGGTTTTTGATGTGTATCACCATGTCCCTTGAGGACTTCGTCATTACATTCTTTGTATCCGGGCCTGGTTCGGGTACCTTACCCCTGTACGTGTATTCGATGATTCGCTACGGCGTCTCCCCGGTTATCAACGCACTGTCGTTCGTTATGATTCTCGGTACCATGGTCATCGCATTCACCTTCAGGAAATTCCTAAAGACTGTGGCTGCAAGCAGCTAA
- a CDS encoding DUF4032 domain-containing protein — MDKNDLHKKESIEFLIKNTDMFLDADYNKLASHIEGHRYFLGKNLNMPITWDEAVYSWMSNLYEPISQVMETWTTQMSFPGKRKADLFFEVCDHLYYLSVEKQKEVNAYDAVLDYNAQYGKTIGRILAKLLSIKYAA; from the coding sequence ATGGATAAAAATGATTTACACAAGAAAGAAAGTATTGAATTCCTGATCAAGAACACCGATATGTTCCTTGATGCAGATTATAATAAACTCGCCTCTCATATCGAGGGCCACCGCTACTTTTTGGGAAAGAACCTGAATATGCCTATCACGTGGGATGAAGCAGTCTATTCCTGGATGAGCAACCTGTATGAGCCCATCAGCCAAGTGATGGAAACCTGGACCACGCAGATGAGCTTCCCCGGCAAAAGGAAAGCTGACCTGTTCTTCGAGGTGTGTGACCATCTGTACTATCTCAGTGTAGAGAAGCAGAAAGAAGTGAACGCATATGATGCAGTACTTGATTACAACGCACAGTATGGAAAGACCATCGGAAGAATTCTTGCCAAACTGCTGTCGATCAAATACGCAGCGTAA
- a CDS encoding superoxide dismutase — MFTQVALPYGYADLEPHIDELTMVTHYTKHHAAYTNNLNAALDKDASLKDRTIEDILSNLDSIKDESLRTTVRNNGGGFANHNLYFATLSPNAKKSPSGILETRIKEGFGSLDALKDEIGKQAAGRFGSGWAFLVAHADGRLSVVNTPNQDSPLMQKNGGVPILGIDVWEHAYYLKYKNLRAEYIKAFWSVLDWSEVQKRYEQVIKYQ, encoded by the coding sequence ATGTTTACACAAGTTGCACTTCCCTATGGATATGCCGACCTTGAGCCACATATCGATGAACTGACGATGGTGACGCACTATACAAAGCACCATGCAGCCTATACTAATAATTTGAATGCAGCCTTGGATAAGGATGCAAGCCTGAAAGATCGCACTATCGAGGATATTCTTTCCAATCTTGACAGCATAAAGGATGAATCACTGCGAACGACAGTGCGAAACAACGGAGGTGGTTTTGCCAACCACAATCTGTACTTCGCGACACTCTCTCCGAATGCCAAAAAGAGTCCATCCGGAATTCTGGAGACGAGAATTAAAGAAGGATTCGGAAGCCTTGATGCACTGAAGGATGAGATCGGCAAGCAGGCAGCCGGAAGGTTTGGATCAGGTTGGGCGTTTCTGGTCGCTCATGCCGACGGCAGGCTCTCGGTAGTAAATACTCCGAACCAGGACTCTCCGCTGATGCAGAAAAATGGGGGGGTACCGATTCTTGGAATCGATGTTTGGGAACATGCGTACTATCTGAAGTACAAGAACCTGAGAGCCGAATATATCAAGGCTTTCTGGTCGGTCCTTGATTGGTCCGAGGTACAGAAACGGTACGAACAGGTGATCAAATACCAGTAG